In Fluviicola taffensis DSM 16823, the following are encoded in one genomic region:
- a CDS encoding tetratricopeptide repeat protein: MILRKGILLLIVILWGFSNSSFAIEIPKYVSEKNITCPRPSSVIEIFNILDLPENKENSAESTEKTPINPEKKSTTTDSISVIKLLNEAKPIVHSDYKKAFKLTNKALEIAEASKDEELIGKVQNSIGNLYWFSGDYNHASEFYINALKNYQKTNNQGQIAECYRNIGWIYLGQGKYELSEEYLLKSLQLNTKLKNQERIIINYDDIGNLYLTSKQYEKGLESCEKSLQLAKKFNLTSAIGTIHITKAQLHYKLDHLSDAEEEYKEGITILNTIPNQSYNLTLGYLGLGKVKKDQNKLNESLPLFEKAIKLSKANNYTPELSEGYLLASKIYSVQNNIGKAYNYMEMYAETKDSVNARNNRNYIQEMGAKLEYEQNKLQIKNLEQEQKLSEASLDRERNFKIFLIVVILFLFVFGLFVYRSFLRKKKDNQLIAKAYLEIEIKNKDISDSIEYALQIQQARLPHIDSIQSCFPGFFVMYLPRDIVSGDFYWFTETETGKKIFAVADCTGHGIPGAFMSMMGIDGLNYAILEKRIESSSHILNHVNKFIIESLKQDLDTVKSKDGMDTAICIFEKDLSSVKYSGANRPLWIIRNNELLSFSPDKMSIGGNNYANYNFNEVDIPLQKGDSLYLFSDGYPDQFGGEKNKKFMTKNLKQLLLDINQLPAQEQETILHQKLNEWKGDFSQIDDIIIVGIKI; the protein is encoded by the coding sequence ATGATCCTTCGAAAAGGAATTTTACTACTTATTGTAATACTTTGGGGATTTTCAAATTCTTCATTTGCCATTGAAATTCCTAAATATGTTAGTGAAAAAAACATTACTTGTCCTAGACCAAGCTCTGTCATTGAGATTTTCAACATTCTAGATCTACCTGAAAACAAGGAAAATTCAGCAGAATCAACTGAAAAAACACCAATAAACCCTGAAAAGAAATCAACAACTACGGATAGTATTTCTGTGATAAAGCTTCTGAATGAAGCAAAACCAATTGTACATTCTGACTATAAGAAAGCATTCAAATTAACGAATAAAGCACTTGAAATAGCAGAAGCAAGTAAAGATGAAGAACTTATCGGAAAAGTCCAAAATTCTATCGGAAATCTCTATTGGTTCTCTGGAGATTACAATCATGCGTCGGAATTTTATATCAATGCGCTAAAGAACTATCAAAAAACGAATAATCAGGGACAAATTGCAGAGTGCTACCGAAATATCGGGTGGATTTATTTAGGGCAAGGTAAATATGAATTGTCGGAAGAATATTTACTCAAATCACTTCAATTAAACACCAAACTCAAAAATCAGGAACGAATTATTATCAACTACGATGATATCGGAAACTTGTATTTAACCTCTAAACAATACGAAAAAGGGCTTGAATCTTGTGAAAAGTCGCTGCAACTTGCCAAAAAATTCAATCTTACGAGTGCTATTGGAACCATTCACATTACCAAAGCTCAATTGCATTATAAATTGGATCATTTATCGGATGCAGAAGAAGAATATAAAGAAGGAATAACGATTTTAAACACGATTCCAAATCAGTCTTACAACCTTACTTTAGGTTATTTGGGTTTGGGAAAGGTGAAGAAGGATCAAAACAAATTGAATGAATCACTACCGCTTTTTGAGAAAGCGATCAAACTTAGCAAAGCTAATAACTACACGCCCGAACTTTCCGAAGGATATCTTTTAGCATCGAAAATTTACTCGGTTCAAAACAACATCGGAAAGGCATATAATTATATGGAAATGTATGCAGAAACCAAAGATTCTGTAAATGCTCGAAATAACCGAAATTACATCCAAGAAATGGGTGCGAAATTAGAGTACGAACAAAATAAACTTCAAATTAAAAATCTGGAGCAAGAGCAAAAACTTTCAGAAGCCAGTTTAGATCGAGAGCGCAATTTCAAAATTTTCCTGATCGTCGTTATCTTATTCTTGTTTGTCTTTGGATTGTTTGTTTACCGTTCATTCTTGCGCAAAAAGAAGGACAACCAGTTAATCGCAAAAGCCTATTTGGAAATTGAAATAAAAAACAAAGACATTTCAGACAGTATTGAATACGCACTCCAAATTCAACAAGCACGATTGCCACATATTGATTCCATTCAATCTTGTTTTCCCGGCTTTTTCGTCATGTACCTTCCAAGAGATATCGTGAGTGGCGATTTTTACTGGTTTACCGAGACAGAAACTGGTAAGAAAATTTTCGCAGTCGCTGATTGCACAGGACATGGTATTCCTGGCGCTTTTATGAGTATGATGGGAATTGACGGATTGAATTACGCCATTTTAGAAAAACGAATCGAAAGTTCTTCTCACATTCTAAATCATGTCAATAAGTTCATTATTGAATCCTTGAAACAAGATTTGGACACCGTTAAAAGCAAAGACGGAATGGATACAGCGATTTGTATCTTTGAAAAAGATCTGAGCAGTGTCAAATATTCAGGTGCAAACAGACCTCTCTGGATTATCCGCAACAATGAGTTGCTTTCCTTCAGCCCTGATAAAATGTCCATCGGCGGAAATAATTATGCGAATTATAATTTCAATGAAGTCGATATTCCACTTCAAAAAGGAGATTCACTTTACTTATTCTCAGATGGATATCCGGATCAATTTGGTGGCGAAAAGAACAAAAAATTCATGACCAAAAACTTGAAACAACTGTTGTTAGATATCAATCAATTACCAGCACAGGAACAAGAAACAATTTTGCATCAAAAATTGAATGAATGGAAAGGTGATTTCTCGCAAATCGACGATATTATCATTGTTGGAATAAAAATCTAA
- a CDS encoding reprolysin-like metallopeptidase, giving the protein MKRKILLSSVFFLSVSVCSVSFSQTTTLQKDTWKKIAENEIPESGIRYIKPTKYVTFDLDVEKMRQVLALVKRIDDPSYIPVFIQLPRPDGTFGHYQVHENETMSLGLVAQFPEIRSYDGIAMDNSGEVVKFDLTPQGFHAMTLVPGKPTLFIDPYSFRGGDIENYVVYSKADFTADKVFACHLEEGIGAEIEGANDNIVKSFGNCTKRTYRLALAATGEYTVFQGGTVALAQAAQVTTMNRVNGVYMRDLAVTMTIIPNNNLLIYTAGGSDPYSNGNAGTMLGQNQSNVTSVIGGGNYDIGHVFGTNSGGVAMLGSVCSSSLKAQGVTGSGAPVGDPFDIDYVAHEMGHQFSGNHSFRSNQGSCSGNGNNATAMEPGSGSSIMAYAGICSPHNVQPNSDDHFHGVNMNEMHIFLGAGGNGCAVSTAIPNQSSPTITGTVGNVTIPAGTPFALTATATDPDGDVLSYCWEQMNNQNSTQPPVGTSTNGPNFRSRPPSTSGTRYFPSIASLLTNGPFTWEVLPTVSRTMNFRCTVRDNEAGGGCNDNEDLVITTTASAGPFVVTYPTATGIIWAGNTTQTVTWSVANTDVAPVSCANVDVMISLDAGVTFTVLANDVPNDGSQIVTVPNTATTNAIIMVISQNGTFFDVSNNRFTITVGGPPCNNPTLPTLSGNTVICPGGSTTITVSAGTLNDATAWNWTSNSCGGTNVGNGTSMVLSAPGTYFVRGQGGCVSGGACQSITITQTPVNTATSVNGITITSAQSGAQYQWLNCSTGNSPISGATSQSFTPSANGLYAVTVTVGSCSVTSSCVNIANLGIDDLNFDDVSVYPNPSTGKITVSFNKEVNLKSFVIRDVTGRLIREEKPQTTDGITFDISSEAQGVYFLNIEVGGAVQSFKLIKN; this is encoded by the coding sequence ATGAAAAGAAAAATACTTCTCTCCAGCGTATTTTTCCTAAGTGTATCTGTATGCTCTGTTAGTTTTTCTCAAACTACAACCCTGCAAAAAGATACTTGGAAAAAGATAGCAGAAAATGAAATTCCAGAAAGTGGAATTCGCTACATTAAACCCACAAAATATGTAACCTTTGATTTGGATGTGGAAAAAATGCGTCAGGTTTTAGCGCTTGTTAAACGCATAGATGACCCAAGTTACATTCCTGTTTTTATACAACTTCCAAGACCAGATGGAACTTTCGGGCACTATCAGGTTCATGAAAATGAAACCATGTCTTTGGGTTTAGTAGCTCAGTTCCCAGAAATTAGATCTTATGATGGAATCGCCATGGATAATTCTGGTGAGGTTGTGAAATTTGATTTAACTCCTCAAGGTTTTCATGCAATGACATTGGTTCCTGGAAAACCAACATTGTTTATCGATCCATACTCATTCAGAGGTGGTGATATCGAAAACTATGTCGTTTACTCAAAAGCAGATTTTACTGCAGACAAAGTATTTGCTTGTCATTTGGAAGAAGGAATTGGTGCTGAAATCGAAGGAGCGAATGATAATATTGTTAAAAGTTTTGGAAATTGTACCAAACGTACCTATCGCTTAGCTTTAGCAGCAACTGGAGAATACACTGTTTTCCAAGGTGGAACAGTTGCTTTAGCTCAAGCAGCTCAGGTTACAACAATGAATCGTGTAAATGGTGTTTACATGCGTGATTTAGCAGTAACAATGACCATCATTCCAAACAACAACTTGCTGATATATACGGCAGGTGGATCCGATCCTTATTCCAACGGAAATGCTGGAACAATGCTTGGTCAGAATCAATCGAATGTAACATCTGTTATTGGAGGTGGAAATTACGACATCGGCCACGTTTTCGGAACAAATTCTGGAGGTGTTGCGATGTTGGGATCTGTTTGTAGTTCTTCATTGAAAGCTCAGGGAGTGACTGGATCAGGTGCACCAGTAGGTGATCCTTTCGATATTGATTATGTTGCTCATGAGATGGGTCACCAATTTTCGGGGAACCACAGCTTCAGAAGTAATCAAGGCTCTTGTAGTGGCAATGGTAATAATGCAACTGCAATGGAACCAGGCTCTGGAAGTTCAATCATGGCGTATGCAGGAATTTGTTCACCTCATAACGTACAGCCAAATTCGGATGATCATTTTCATGGCGTAAATATGAATGAAATGCACATTTTCCTAGGTGCAGGTGGAAATGGGTGTGCTGTTTCAACGGCAATTCCAAATCAATCTTCACCAACTATTACAGGTACAGTAGGAAATGTAACTATTCCTGCAGGAACTCCTTTTGCTTTAACAGCAACTGCGACAGATCCAGATGGCGATGTTTTATCGTATTGTTGGGAGCAGATGAATAATCAAAATTCGACGCAACCACCTGTAGGAACTTCAACTAACGGACCCAATTTCCGTTCAAGACCCCCTTCTACCAGTGGTACACGTTACTTTCCTTCTATTGCAAGTTTGTTGACAAATGGCCCATTCACTTGGGAAGTTCTTCCAACTGTTAGCCGAACAATGAATTTCCGCTGTACTGTTCGTGATAATGAAGCGGGTGGAGGATGTAATGACAATGAAGATCTTGTAATTACAACAACGGCTTCTGCAGGACCGTTTGTTGTCACTTATCCTACGGCAACAGGAATTATATGGGCAGGAAATACAACACAAACAGTAACTTGGTCTGTAGCAAATACGGATGTTGCACCTGTATCTTGTGCAAATGTGGATGTAATGATTTCTTTAGATGCGGGGGTAACTTTTACTGTTTTAGCAAATGATGTCCCGAATGATGGTTCTCAGATTGTTACGGTACCAAATACTGCAACAACGAATGCAATCATCATGGTTATTTCTCAAAACGGAACGTTCTTCGATGTGTCTAATAATCGATTTACAATTACAGTAGGAGGACCTCCTTGTAATAATCCTACATTGCCAACCCTTTCTGGAAATACGGTGATTTGCCCAGGTGGAAGTACAACAATTACAGTATCGGCTGGTACATTAAATGATGCAACTGCTTGGAACTGGACTTCTAACTCTTGTGGTGGAACGAATGTTGGAAACGGAACATCGATGGTTTTATCTGCGCCAGGAACTTATTTTGTTCGTGGACAAGGAGGTTGTGTTTCGGGTGGAGCTTGTCAGTCAATTACAATTACACAAACTCCAGTAAATACGGCAACTTCTGTAAACGGAATTACAATCACTTCCGCTCAAAGCGGTGCGCAATACCAATGGTTGAATTGTTCAACAGGAAATAGCCCAATTTCAGGAGCAACTTCTCAATCATTTACTCCAAGTGCAAATGGATTGTATGCGGTTACTGTGACAGTTGGATCTTGTTCTGTTACCAGTTCTTGTGTAAACATTGCAAATCTTGGAATTGATGATTTGAATTTCGACGATGTTTCTGTTTATCCTAATCCATCTACTGGAAAAATCACGGTTTCTTTCAACAAGGAAGTAAACTTGAAATCTTTTGTGATTCGTGATGTAACTGGAAGATTGATTCGAGAAGAAAAACCACAAACAACCGATGGAATTACTTTCGACATCTCTTCTGAAGCGCAAGGAGTTTACTTCTTGAATATAGAAGTGGGTGGTGCTGTTCAGTCATTCAAGTTGATTAAGAACTAG
- a CDS encoding glycoside hydrolase family 20 protein, whose protein sequence is MKFFFVLILIVSASQLAAQHSSIFPQPTNVEYTTEQFVFNGQLALDSTKVPKKLFEYIQKSFGRIHAIHLEASSAKNANIQLQQVNTLVYTEGYQLSVTNSGIEIQYSSYQSLCNAFQSLNQLFQNQTKLAGIRISDQPAFAYRGVHLDCSRHFFTIAELEGFIDQIARLKFNKFHWHLTDDQGWRIEIKKYPKLTTIGAWRDSTLIGHFSKQPIEYEHQKYGGFYTQEEAKELIEYARIRGIEIIPEIEMPGHARAALAAYPELSCTEKQLPVVGTWGVFDDVFCSQEKTRTFLKDVLDEVIAIFPSQVIHIGGDESPKVRWEACPKCKAVMNENQLHSTHELQSFFIRDIEKHVNSKGRTIIGWDEILEGGLAPNAQVMSWQGMEGGIAAAKQKHQVVMTPTSYCYLDYYQSGHPSEPLAIGGYLPLEKVYQFDPTKGIENEYKRYILGGQANLWTEYLPTMSAVQYNLFPRLLAMSEVLWTKEDQRKSYPEFVQGLIKYQFPYYDSMNINFSTACLEPKLLFSKSEKGLMLEAVSNIEHTKASIELIFENPALICELPLIKAETFSIGDYPDTSNHSKLLLYPLPISASFDLEVKVTKKGDLLRVNKYEITTHLALGKPITFDTPPNEKYNANGDLGLTDGIVGKKPWKGNQWLGFTEDTVRFRLDLGKKIKFGHVKLGYLNDPGSWIYAPEKCVIEVSKNGRKWKKTTVPDNDTLSENFYLHEKLKARHLRITVINKEKIPEGMTGAGFTPWTFLNELIITR, encoded by the coding sequence ATGAAATTCTTTTTTGTACTTATCCTGATTGTTTCAGCAAGTCAGTTAGCCGCCCAACACAGCTCTATTTTTCCACAGCCTACAAATGTGGAATATACCACAGAGCAATTTGTTTTCAATGGCCAATTAGCTCTAGATAGTACAAAGGTTCCAAAAAAATTGTTTGAATACATCCAGAAATCCTTTGGACGGATTCACGCTATTCACTTAGAAGCTAGTTCCGCCAAAAATGCAAACATTCAGCTCCAACAAGTCAATACCTTAGTTTATACAGAAGGGTATCAATTAAGCGTTACAAATTCAGGGATCGAAATCCAATACAGCAGTTATCAAAGTTTGTGCAATGCTTTTCAAAGCTTGAATCAGTTGTTTCAAAATCAAACCAAATTGGCTGGAATTCGAATTTCAGATCAACCAGCCTTTGCCTATCGGGGAGTTCACTTGGATTGCAGCAGACACTTTTTTACAATTGCAGAACTAGAAGGTTTTATTGATCAAATTGCTCGGTTGAAGTTCAATAAATTCCACTGGCATTTAACAGATGATCAAGGTTGGCGAATCGAAATCAAGAAATATCCCAAACTAACAACTATTGGGGCTTGGCGAGACAGCACATTGATTGGACATTTCAGCAAACAACCCATTGAATACGAACACCAAAAATACGGTGGATTTTACACCCAAGAAGAAGCAAAAGAATTGATAGAATATGCGCGCATTCGCGGAATTGAAATTATTCCTGAAATTGAAATGCCTGGACACGCAAGAGCCGCATTGGCTGCTTATCCGGAATTGAGCTGTACAGAAAAACAACTTCCCGTAGTTGGAACTTGGGGTGTTTTTGACGATGTGTTTTGCAGTCAAGAAAAAACCCGCACGTTTCTAAAAGATGTTTTAGATGAAGTAATTGCCATTTTCCCTTCACAAGTCATCCATATTGGAGGGGATGAAAGTCCGAAAGTCAGATGGGAAGCTTGTCCGAAATGTAAAGCGGTAATGAACGAAAATCAACTGCATTCTACTCACGAACTTCAAAGCTTTTTCATCCGAGATATTGAAAAACATGTAAATTCAAAAGGACGAACCATCATTGGGTGGGACGAAATATTGGAAGGTGGTTTGGCTCCCAACGCACAAGTCATGTCGTGGCAGGGAATGGAAGGCGGAATCGCCGCGGCAAAGCAAAAACATCAAGTAGTAATGACTCCAACTTCGTACTGTTATTTAGATTACTATCAAAGTGGACATCCTTCAGAACCCTTAGCAATTGGCGGTTATCTTCCTTTGGAAAAAGTATATCAATTCGACCCTACAAAAGGAATTGAGAATGAATACAAACGCTATATTTTAGGCGGACAAGCCAATTTGTGGACAGAATACTTGCCAACAATGAGCGCTGTGCAATACAATCTTTTTCCGAGACTACTTGCCATGTCTGAAGTTCTATGGACCAAGGAAGATCAACGAAAATCGTATCCGGAATTTGTTCAGGGACTCATTAAATATCAGTTTCCCTATTATGATTCTATGAATATCAACTTCTCAACAGCTTGTTTGGAACCGAAGTTGTTGTTTAGCAAATCTGAAAAGGGATTAATGCTTGAAGCAGTTTCGAACATAGAACATACAAAAGCATCCATAGAGCTAATATTTGAAAATCCAGCGCTCATTTGCGAGTTACCATTAATCAAGGCTGAAACATTTTCAATAGGTGACTATCCTGATACTTCTAATCATTCCAAACTCCTTCTATATCCTCTTCCAATTTCCGCAAGCTTTGATTTAGAAGTAAAAGTGACAAAAAAAGGGGATCTATTGAGGGTCAACAAGTATGAAATAACCACACATCTTGCATTGGGAAAACCCATCACATTTGATACTCCCCCCAATGAAAAATACAATGCAAATGGAGATTTGGGATTAACCGATGGAATAGTTGGAAAGAAACCATGGAAAGGAAATCAATGGCTGGGATTTACTGAAGATACGGTTCGTTTTCGATTGGATTTGGGTAAAAAAATCAAATTTGGTCATGTTAAGCTTGGTTATTTGAATGATCCAGGAAGCTGGATTTATGCTCCAGAAAAATGTGTGATTGAGGTCAGTAAAAATGGACGGAAATGGAAAAAAACAACTGTTCCTGATAACGATACTCTCTCGGAAAACTTCTACCTGCATGAAAAACTGAAGGCCCGACACCTGAGAATTACGGTTATTAACAAAGAGAAAATTCCAGAAGGAATGACAGGAGCAGGTTTCACACCTTGGACCTTTTTAAATGAATTAATCATCACCAGATGA
- a CDS encoding copper homeostasis protein CutC, producing MKVEICVGTLEAARIVSKLPIDRIETCIALEQGGLTPSKAMVSWIQNTFDLEQHALIRVRAGGFVYNYDEIVVMRDQILELKDAGIKGLIVGALTKDFKLNLEALETWKRTAPNVDFTFHRAFDSIDDWKTAMDQLIKMGFKRILTSGSDQSVAHGIKRLKELVTYANGRIEIMAGGGVKEELIPELKATGIHAIHFSGTSKVTVESETAFQETLLLPDENKLTTILVAIQG from the coding sequence ATGAAAGTAGAAATTTGTGTCGGCACATTGGAAGCCGCAAGAATCGTTAGTAAACTTCCAATTGATCGTATTGAAACATGCATTGCTTTGGAACAAGGCGGTTTAACTCCTTCAAAAGCAATGGTTTCTTGGATTCAAAACACTTTTGATTTGGAACAACATGCGCTTATCCGTGTGAGAGCAGGTGGTTTTGTTTACAACTACGATGAAATTGTGGTGATGCGGGATCAAATTTTGGAATTGAAAGATGCGGGAATTAAAGGATTGATTGTTGGAGCGCTGACCAAAGATTTTAAACTCAATTTAGAGGCATTAGAAACTTGGAAACGAACGGCACCAAACGTAGATTTTACTTTTCACCGTGCTTTTGATTCGATTGATGATTGGAAGACTGCCATGGATCAACTCATTAAAATGGGTTTTAAACGCATTTTAACCAGCGGATCAGACCAAAGTGTAGCTCATGGAATAAAACGATTAAAGGAACTTGTTACATACGCAAATGGTCGCATTGAAATCATGGCGGGTGGAGGAGTAAAGGAAGAACTCATTCCTGAACTAAAAGCAACAGGTATCCATGCCATCCATTTTTCAGGAACTTCGAAAGTGACTGTGGAATCTGAGACCGCTTTTCAGGAAACTTTGTTGCTTCCTGATGAAAACAAATTGACTACCATTCTTGTAGCGATTCAGGGATAA
- a CDS encoding alpha/beta hydrolase family protein — protein sequence MKASIGFSVLVALFLGINAFGQKKILGPDVYNSWNRIGDVQLSQDGKYAAYSIKPYRGDGVLFVMNLETGKKDSISRGYEPKFDGTSAFLLFKIHPGFDTLRQVELNKVNKEKWPKDSLGVWIFEKDSLMKFADLKEFKLAENGSVFAYLSTKNEWPKAYLSKKEEKKEKKLEAKKGKMKTDGKLLTILDPISKHKKHFKNVTQFELSKDGNYVSFVQQEKFKKDSLRLNIYDFSKKELWTDKKRVVEYAGFNFSGKSVQLLGMATVDTATNKRWSLFMINPATKEFKQLIDTSKLFVNNEVLSNNFKPYLNNNDSDVFFGLADKPDKPFKDSLLESEKSKVDLWHWKDDRMQPQQLTELKRDQTRTNLAVYHLNTGEAISLGNDSLNLVFSSKLNQEVMLASCDDQYRFETWNYPNPENYYLVHVKDGKIVPLRDMLSSRPSLSQNGKQFVFWNDVAENYYLMNVDSHEEHCITCGWKGNLFEDKNGMIYDNLPQGIIGWGPDDKNVLIQSDKDILSYDIQSKSFRAIANILQKTEIDTNYNYVLINLNSDSVRYYPESTILTRFDKTSKMMDVYRMKGQFNTANFELISGSNHNYFNFTKAKKGTRILFNRSSNSDYPDLFSTTKPGAEIAQISHANPQQSQYNWSTVELIKWTSYSGIPLEGLIYKPENFDVNQEYPLLIYYYEMYSDDIHNHYAPRPTASIVFPTEYASAGYIVFIPNIRYVAGHPANSAYDCILSGTDAVLKAYSNIDPKRMGLQGQSWGGYQTAQLITMTDRFAAAMAGAPVGNMFSAYGGIRWGSGYSRQFQYEHSQSRIGKTIWEAPELYVENSPLFGLPKVKTPLLMMHNDEDGAVPWYQGIELYTGLRRLQKPVWLLNYNGDDHNLMKPANRMDLSIRMRQFFDYYLLNKSEPLWLKEGIPALDKGKKYKYELTE from the coding sequence ATGAAAGCTTCCATTGGATTTAGTGTTTTAGTTGCTCTGTTTTTAGGAATAAATGCATTCGGACAAAAGAAAATTTTGGGTCCTGATGTCTATAATTCCTGGAATAGAATTGGAGATGTTCAACTCTCTCAAGATGGCAAGTATGCCGCTTATTCTATTAAACCGTATCGGGGAGATGGCGTTTTATTTGTGATGAATTTGGAAACTGGAAAAAAGGATTCCATTTCAAGAGGATATGAACCGAAGTTTGATGGTACAAGTGCATTTTTACTCTTTAAAATTCATCCCGGATTTGACACTTTACGTCAGGTAGAATTGAACAAGGTAAACAAAGAAAAATGGCCGAAAGATTCTTTGGGAGTTTGGATTTTTGAAAAGGATTCCTTGATGAAGTTTGCTGATTTAAAAGAATTCAAACTCGCTGAAAATGGAAGCGTATTCGCCTACTTGTCTACTAAAAATGAATGGCCAAAGGCTTATTTATCGAAGAAAGAGGAAAAGAAAGAGAAGAAATTGGAAGCGAAAAAGGGAAAAATGAAAACGGACGGGAAGCTGTTAACCATTTTAGATCCGATTTCGAAACACAAAAAACACTTTAAAAATGTCACTCAGTTTGAGTTGAGCAAGGATGGAAATTACGTTTCTTTTGTTCAGCAAGAGAAGTTTAAAAAGGATTCCTTGCGTTTGAATATCTATGATTTTTCGAAAAAGGAACTTTGGACAGACAAGAAAAGAGTTGTTGAGTATGCTGGATTCAATTTCTCCGGTAAGAGTGTCCAATTATTAGGGATGGCAACTGTTGATACAGCTACAAACAAGCGTTGGTCTTTGTTTATGATCAACCCTGCTACGAAAGAATTCAAGCAATTGATAGATACTTCCAAGCTATTTGTAAATAATGAGGTTTTATCAAACAATTTCAAACCTTATTTGAATAATAATGATTCGGATGTGTTTTTTGGACTTGCCGATAAACCCGATAAACCATTTAAGGATAGTTTGTTAGAAAGTGAAAAATCGAAAGTGGATTTGTGGCATTGGAAAGATGACCGCATGCAACCACAGCAATTGACTGAGTTGAAACGCGACCAGACTCGCACAAATCTTGCAGTTTATCATTTGAACACAGGAGAAGCAATTTCATTAGGCAATGATTCGTTGAATTTGGTTTTTTCAAGCAAACTCAATCAAGAAGTAATGTTGGCAAGTTGTGATGATCAATACCGCTTTGAAACCTGGAACTATCCCAACCCAGAGAATTACTACTTGGTGCATGTGAAGGACGGGAAAATAGTTCCTTTGAGAGATATGTTGTCTTCACGCCCTTCTCTTTCCCAAAATGGAAAGCAATTTGTTTTTTGGAATGATGTTGCTGAAAACTATTATTTAATGAATGTGGATTCTCACGAAGAACATTGCATTACTTGTGGTTGGAAAGGTAATTTATTTGAAGATAAGAATGGAATGATTTACGATAACCTACCACAAGGGATTATTGGTTGGGGCCCAGATGATAAAAATGTGTTGATTCAATCAGATAAAGATATTTTGTCTTATGATATTCAATCAAAGTCTTTTCGGGCTATTGCAAACATTCTTCAGAAGACTGAAATTGACACGAATTATAATTATGTGTTGATTAATTTAAATTCAGATTCAGTGCGTTATTATCCAGAAAGCACCATTCTTACTCGTTTTGATAAAACAAGTAAAATGATGGATGTTTATCGCATGAAAGGCCAATTTAATACGGCGAATTTTGAATTAATTTCTGGATCGAACCATAACTATTTCAATTTTACGAAGGCAAAAAAAGGAACTAGAATTCTGTTTAACCGTTCTTCAAATTCAGATTATCCAGATTTATTTTCAACCACAAAACCAGGTGCAGAGATTGCCCAAATTTCTCATGCGAATCCACAACAAAGCCAATACAATTGGTCAACAGTGGAGTTGATAAAATGGACGAGTTATTCTGGAATTCCTTTAGAAGGATTGATTTATAAGCCCGAAAATTTTGATGTAAATCAAGAATATCCACTGTTGATTTACTACTACGAAATGTACTCGGATGATATTCACAATCACTATGCCCCTAGACCAACAGCTTCTATTGTTTTCCCAACAGAATATGCTTCAGCAGGATACATTGTTTTTATTCCGAACATTCGCTACGTAGCGGGACATCCTGCAAATAGTGCTTATGATTGTATTTTAAGTGGAACGGATGCTGTTTTGAAGGCTTATTCCAATATTGATCCAAAAAGAATGGGTTTACAAGGTCAGAGTTGGGGAGGATATCAAACGGCGCAATTGATTACTATGACCGATCGTTTTGCAGCAGCAATGGCAGGAGCTCCAGTAGGAAATATGTTCTCTGCTTATGGTGGAATTCGTTGGGGATCAGGTTACAGTCGTCAATTTCAATATGAGCATTCACAAAGTAGAATTGGTAAAACGATTTGGGAAGCTCCAGAACTTTATGTAGAGAATAGCCCATTGTTTGGTTTGCCAAAAGTGAAAACACCATTGCTTATGATGCATAATGATGAAGATGGTGCAGTTCCATGGTATCAAGGCATTGAATTGTATACCGGTTTGCGCCGACTTCAAAAACCTGTTTGGTTGCTGAATTACAATGGAGACGATCACAATTTAATGAAACCCGCAAATAGAATGGATTTGAGTATCCGAATGCGCCAATTTTTCGATTATTATTTATTGAATAAGTCGGAACCTTTGTGGTTGAAAGAGGGAATTCCAGCCCTGGATAAAGGAAAGAAATATAAATATGAATTGACTGAATAA